CGGGCGGGAAGAGCTGCGGGGCGCCGAGGCCCCAGGCGATCAGCATGGCCGGCCGGACCGTGCGGTGGCGGTACTCGTCCAGGCTCGCGGTGGAACCCAGGGCGAGGGAGGGGAAGGCCTGCGGGACGTAGTCGGCGATGCCGCTGGTGTGGTTCATCAGCATGCGGACGGTGATCAGGCGGCCGCGCTCGCCCGGGACGAGGGCGGGGAGGTAGTCGCCGACCGGTGCGTCCAGCCGGATGCGGCCCGCGGCGCTCTGCTGGAGGACGGCGACCGCGGTGAAGGACTTGGTGACGCTGCCGACGCGGTGCTCCATGTCCGGGCGGGTGGGGCGGCCGGTGGCGAGGTCGGCGACGCCGGTGGCGCCGTTCCACTCGGCGGCGCCGTCGCGGACGGACGCGTACGCCCCGTACATGCCCGCGGCGTGGACGGCGTCCAGCTCCTCCGTGAGCGCCGCGGGGTCGAGGACGCCCGCGGCCGGCTGCGCGGCCTCGGCGGCGGGGGCGGTCGCCGCGGCGGTGACCACGGGGGCGGCGGTGGCCAGGAAGGCGAGCGAGAGGGCGGCCGCGGCCGCCGGGTTCCGCAGCCGGGTGCGGCGCGCGATGCCGGTGGGGCGCACCCTCGTCTCCTCTTCTGTCCCGGCCTTGTGCCTGGCCCTGTGATGGTTCCTGTTCCCTGCGCCCCGAGTATCGGGCACGCGCACTCACAGCCCGTCACGCGCGGTGTGTTTCAAGCCCCTTCGAGCGGTCAGACGCGTCCACGAGCCGAACGTGCCGGCGAGAGGGGAACTGTCATGCCCGACGTGTCACTGCTGCCCGGACCCACGCTCCACCACTGGGAGTGGCAGGACCGGGCGGCCTGTCGCGATCTCGGCCCGAGCCGGTTCTTCCATCCGGCCGGTGAGCGCGGCGAGGAGCGGGAGGACCGGGACGAGGCGGCGAAGCGGGTCTGCGCCGGGTGCCCGGTCCGGCGCGCGTGTCTGGAGCACGCGCTGCGCACCCACGAGGCATACGGGGTGTGGGGCGGGCTGACCGAGGACGAGCGCCGTGAGAAACAATCGCGCAAATAATTCGCGGCCGAGCTGCGGTTCCCGCACCCCCCGGAGGGCAGTGTTTACGCGGCCTTAACGCCGAAACGGACATCGTCAGCGTGTCGGAACGATGGATTCCGCAGGTAAACAGCTATTGACCAGCGGATCTCGTGGAGCTTGCATTACGGCTCGGGAGCCACACAGAACCACCTGATCACGAGCCGCCTCGGAGGCGATACCGCTCCCGCACTCATCACCCAGCATCTGCCGATCGGAACCCGCACTGATGTCCGACACGATCAGCGCTCCCCAGGCGCTCGCCCCCGCGACCGGCCCCGTCCCCCAGAAGCTCAAGCGCTCCATCGGCGTGGTGGGCGGGACCCTGCTCACCCTGTCGTGCGTGACGCCCGCCTCGACCCTCTTCGTGGTCGTGCCCGACCTGTTTTCGAGCCTCGGCACCTACGCCGCCCTCACGATCGCCATCGGCTCGCTGCTGTGCATCGGCGTCGCGTTCTGCTACTCCGAGCTGGGCACCCTGATCCCCAGCGCGGGCGGCGAGTACGCCATCGTGTCGACGCTCGCCGGGCGGCTCGCGGGCTGGCTGGTCTTCGTCCTGTCGCTGCTGGTCGTGATGATCGTGCCACCCGTGATCGCCATGGGCACGGCCGACTACCTGGCGCCGATCGTGCACATACCGGCCCCGATCGCGGGCGGAGCGGTCATGCTGCTCGCCACCCTCGCCGGTCTGCTCGACCTGCGCGCCAACGCCTGGATCACCGGCATCTTCCTGGTGCTGGAGGTCGTGGCCGCCGCCCTGGTGGCGGTACTCGGCTTCGCCCACAGCGAGCGCGGCGCCTCGGCCCTGATCCACGGCTCGGTGGCCGGTGAGACGGGCGCCTCGACCTCGACGGTCACCGCGATGATGGTGGTCTCCGGACTCGCCATCGCCCTGTTCATCACCCAGGGGTTCTCGACCGCCGTCTACCTGTCGGAGGAGCTGGAGAACCCGCGGCGCAACGTCGCCCGGACCGTCCTGGCCACCCTGGCCATCTCCACCGCCGTGATCCTCGTCCCGGTCATCGCCATCACCGTCGGCGCCCCCGACCTCGCGGCCCTGACCAGCGGAGACATCGGCGCGATGGTCACCGCCTGGTCGAACTCGGCCGTCGGCACCTTCGTCAGCCTCTGCGTCGCCCTGGCCATCATCAACGCGGGCATCGTCATGGTCATCCAGAACTCGCGGGTGCTCTTCGCCTCCGCCCGCGACAAGGCCTGGCCCGAGCCCGTCAACAAGGCCCTGTCCCGGCTCGGCCGCACCGGCTCCCCCTGGGTCGCCACCCTGCTCGTCGGCGTCCCCGGCGCGGGCCTCTGCTTCGTGAACCTGGACACCCTCTACGGCGTGACCGGGGTCTCGGTGACCGGCATGTACCTGCTGGTGGCGGTGGCGGCGCTGTACAGCCGCCGCGGCGCGCACCGCACGGTCGCCGCCTGGCGGATGCCGCTGTGGCCCGCGGTGCCGGTCGCGCTGATCCTCGTACTCGCCTACATCCTCACCCAGCAGGAGACCGTGTACCTGCTCTGGACGGGCGGCATCACCGCGGTCGCCACCCTGTACTGGGCGCTCTACCTGCGCCCGCGCCAGGACTCCCGCTGGCTCGTGACCATTCCGGAGACCGAGGACTCGCCCGTCGCCTGACCTCCGCTTCGTCACCGCTCCGTCACCGCTCCTCCCCCGCGCCACCCGTCCGAGTCATCGGCCGGGTGGCGCACCCGTGCGGCCCGCGCCGACACTTTTCGCCGCCGGGGAGGGTTGTACAGCGCGCTTTGTCTTTCCGGCGCCTCTTGGAGCGATCAATGACAGTCATGCCGAGTTCCGTCACGGTCCAGGGCCAGGGATCGCTCACGCACCGGGACCCGGCCGTCCCCCTTCCCGTCCCCGCGCAGGGCGGCGGCCCGGACGCGGCGCCCCTGCGGGTCGAGGAGCGGCACCTGGTCTTCGACGGTCTCGGCTACGTATGCCGGATCGCCCGGGCGGGCGGCTCGGGTACGCCCGTCCTCATCCTCGGCGGCTCCGAGCAGAACCGGACGTCCTGGACCCGGCACGAGAAGCGGCTCGTCCCGCACGGCCCCGTGGTGACGGTCGACCTGCCCGGCTACGGCACCGCGGACTTCCTCCCGGCCCGCTACGGCATCGACCACCTCGCCGCGGCCACCCGGCACCTCGTGGACGCGCTGGGGCTGGAGCGGATCAGCCTCTTCGGCACCTGCTTCGGCGGGGCGATCGCCCTGCGCTTCGTCCAGCACTACCCGGCGCTCGTCGAGCGGCTGATGCTGAGCGGGATGGCGACGGCGGTCACCGACGAGTACACGGCGGCGATGGAGCGCTGGGACGGCATGATCGCGCGCGGCGAGACGCAGGACATCGCGCGCGAGCTGACCGACCGGTTCATGTCTCCGCCCGGCACCGGGACCGTGCGCAAGCACGCGGCGGTCGGCCGGCTCGTCTACCAGCAGATCGCCGGGCAGAGCCCCGCCTCCCTGCGGAAGTCCGCCGAGCACAACCGGCGGCTGATCCGGCACGAGTGGTACCGCCCCGAGCCCTGCCCGGCGGTGCCCGCCCTGGTGGTCACCGGTGAGCACGACACGCTCACCACCCCCGACATGGGCCGCCGGGTGGCGTCCGTACTGCCCACCGCGCAGTTCCTGACCATCCTGGAGACCGATCACCTGGCCCCGCTGGAGCGCAGCGCGGACTTCGCCGACCTGATGGCCCGCTTCGTGACCGACCAGCCGCTGGCCGGGCTGCCGTACGCCACGGCCCCGGAGGCCTTCGTCGGCGGGCGGGCCGTGCCCGGCCGGGGGTGACGGGCCCCCGGCCGTGGAAAGGGGGTCAGCAGATGCGGGGCAGCTGTTCGCCGAGCGGGAGGTCGACCACGCGGGTGCCGCCGAGGCCGGTACGGGCCACGACGAGCCCGGGGTGGTCGGCCACCGCCTCCCCGATCACCGTCGCGTCCGCGCCCAGCGGGTGCGCCCGCATCGCGTCGAGCACCGCGTCGGCGTGCTCGCGCGGGACGAAGGCCACCAGCTTGCCCTCGTTGGCGACGTACAGCGGGTCGAGGCCGAGGATCGCACAGGCATTGGCCACGGGCGGCGGCACCGGGACGGCCCGCTCGTCGATGACCACGCCCGCGCCGGAGGCCTGCGCGATCTCGTTGAGGGCGGCCGCCAGGCCGCCCCGGGTGGGGTCGCGCAGCACGTGCAGGTCGGGGGTGACCGCGAGCATGCTCTGGACGAGCCCGCCCAGCGGGGCGCAGTCGCTGGCGATGTCCACGCCGAACTCCAGGCCCTCCCGGACGCTCATGATCGCCACGCCGTGCACGCCGATCGCACCGCTGACGATGACCACGTCCCCGGGGACCACCCGCTGCGGGCGCAGGTCGACCCCGGCCGGGATGAGGCCGATGCCCGCGGTGTTGATGTAGATCCCGTCGCCGTGCCCGGCCTCGACGACCTTGGTGTCGCCGGTGGCCACTTCCACCCCGGCGGCCCGCGCGGCCGCGCCCATGGCCTCGGCCACCCGGGCGACCACGGACATCTCGACGCCCTCTTCGAGGATGAACCCGGCGGACAGATAGGCGGCCCGGGCGCCGCTCATGGCGAGGTCGTTGACCGTGCCGTTGACCGCGAGGTCGCCGATGCTGCCGCCGGGGAAGAACAGCGGCCGTACGACGTAGGAGTCGGTGGAGAAGGCGAGCCGGACCCCGCCCAGGGTGACGGCCGCGGAGTCGCCGAGCTGGGCGAGCACCGGGCCGCCGAAGGCGGGGGCGAAGAGGTGCTGGACGAGTTCGGCGGAGAGCGCGCCACCGCCGCCGTGGCCCATCACCACGCGGGGGCGGTCGCGCAGCGGGGCCGGGCAGGTCCAGGCGAGCATGTCGGGCGCGGTGTCAGGCAACGGGGCTCGTCTCCAGCGGTGCGGCGGTCCTGGCCGGGGTGAGTTCCAGCCGGCGGTAGAGGTAGTAGGCGGCGCACGCGCCCTCGCTGGAGACCATGGTGGCTCCGAGCGGGTTGCGCGGGGTGCAGGTGGTTCCGAAGGCCTCGCACGCGTTCGGTTTGATCAGGCCCTGGAGCACCTCGCCGCTGCGGCATTCGGCGGGCTCCAGGGTGGTGATCCCGGTGACCGAGAAGCGGTGTTCGGCGTCGAAGTCGCGGTAGCGCTCGGAGAGCCGCCAGCCGCTGCCGGGGATGATGCCGATGCCCCGCCAGGCCCGGTCGGTGACCTCGAAGACGTCCTCCAGCATGGCGAGCGCGGCCGGGTTGCCCTCCGGGCGGACCGCGCGGGCGTAGGCGTTGTCGACGGTGTGCTCGCCGCGTTCCAGCTGGTGCACGGCGCGGCGTACGCCTTCGAGGATGTCCAGCGGTTCGAAGCCGGTCACCACGATCGGAACGCGGTGGCGGGCGGCCAGTTCCGGGTACTCCCCCATGCCCATCACGCTGCACACGTGCCCGGCGGCGAGGAAGCCCTGGACCCGGCAACCGGGCGAG
This is a stretch of genomic DNA from Streptomyces sp. NBC_00536. It encodes these proteins:
- a CDS encoding WhiB family transcriptional regulator produces the protein MPDVSLLPGPTLHHWEWQDRAACRDLGPSRFFHPAGERGEEREDRDEAAKRVCAGCPVRRACLEHALRTHEAYGVWGGLTEDERREKQSRK
- a CDS encoding APC family permease; this translates as MSDTISAPQALAPATGPVPQKLKRSIGVVGGTLLTLSCVTPASTLFVVVPDLFSSLGTYAALTIAIGSLLCIGVAFCYSELGTLIPSAGGEYAIVSTLAGRLAGWLVFVLSLLVVMIVPPVIAMGTADYLAPIVHIPAPIAGGAVMLLATLAGLLDLRANAWITGIFLVLEVVAAALVAVLGFAHSERGASALIHGSVAGETGASTSTVTAMMVVSGLAIALFITQGFSTAVYLSEELENPRRNVARTVLATLAISTAVILVPVIAITVGAPDLAALTSGDIGAMVTAWSNSAVGTFVSLCVALAIINAGIVMVIQNSRVLFASARDKAWPEPVNKALSRLGRTGSPWVATLLVGVPGAGLCFVNLDTLYGVTGVSVTGMYLLVAVAALYSRRGAHRTVAAWRMPLWPAVPVALILVLAYILTQQETVYLLWTGGITAVATLYWALYLRPRQDSRWLVTIPETEDSPVA
- a CDS encoding alpha/beta fold hydrolase, producing MPSSVTVQGQGSLTHRDPAVPLPVPAQGGGPDAAPLRVEERHLVFDGLGYVCRIARAGGSGTPVLILGGSEQNRTSWTRHEKRLVPHGPVVTVDLPGYGTADFLPARYGIDHLAAATRHLVDALGLERISLFGTCFGGAIALRFVQHYPALVERLMLSGMATAVTDEYTAAMERWDGMIARGETQDIARELTDRFMSPPGTGTVRKHAAVGRLVYQQIAGQSPASLRKSAEHNRRLIRHEWYRPEPCPAVPALVVTGEHDTLTTPDMGRRVASVLPTAQFLTILETDHLAPLERSADFADLMARFVTDQPLAGLPYATAPEAFVGGRAVPGRG
- the hypE gene encoding hydrogenase expression/formation protein HypE, with amino-acid sequence MLAWTCPAPLRDRPRVVMGHGGGGALSAELVQHLFAPAFGGPVLAQLGDSAAVTLGGVRLAFSTDSYVVRPLFFPGGSIGDLAVNGTVNDLAMSGARAAYLSAGFILEEGVEMSVVARVAEAMGAAARAAGVEVATGDTKVVEAGHGDGIYINTAGIGLIPAGVDLRPQRVVPGDVVIVSGAIGVHGVAIMSVREGLEFGVDIASDCAPLGGLVQSMLAVTPDLHVLRDPTRGGLAAALNEIAQASGAGVVIDERAVPVPPPVANACAILGLDPLYVANEGKLVAFVPREHADAVLDAMRAHPLGADATVIGEAVADHPGLVVARTGLGGTRVVDLPLGEQLPRIC
- the hypD gene encoding hydrogenase formation protein HypD, with protein sequence MKYIDEFQDPDLARRLLDDIHATVTRPWALMEVCGGQTHTIIRHGIDQLLPEQVELIHGPGCPVCVTPLEVIDKALEIASRPGVIFCSFGDMLRVPGTGRDLFQVRSEGGDVRVVYSPLDALKVAQQNPGREVVFFGIGFETTAPPNAMTVYQAKKLGIPNFSLLVSHVRVPPAIEAIMGSPGCRVQGFLAAGHVCSVMGMGEYPELAARHRVPIVVTGFEPLDILEGVRRAVHQLERGEHTVDNAYARAVRPEGNPAALAMLEDVFEVTDRAWRGIGIIPGSGWRLSERYRDFDAEHRFSVTGITTLEPAECRSGEVLQGLIKPNACEAFGTTCTPRNPLGATMVSSEGACAAYYLYRRLELTPARTAAPLETSPVA